The DNA sequence ACTTCCTCGCCACCATGAGCCACGAGATCCGCACGCCGCTCAACGGCATCTTCGGAATGACCGAGCTCGCGCTCGACACGAGCGACGACGGCGAGCGTCGGGAGTTCCTGCAACGCGCGCGCGTCTGCGCCGAGACGCTCATGACCATCCTGAACGACGTGCTCGACTTCTCGCGCGTCGAAGCGGGACGGCTCGACCTCGAGCGCATCGCCTTCGACCCGCGCGACGTCGTCGACGGCGTGCTCGACACGCTTGCCGTCGAGGCCGACCGCAAGGGCCTCGAGCTGATCGGCTGCGTCGACGAGCGACTGCCCGCGGCGCTCGTCGGCGATCCCGGCCGCCTCCGCCAGATCCTGATCAACCTCGCGGGCAACGCGCTCAAGTTCACCGAGCGCGGCGAGGTCGTGATCCGGCTCGCGATCGCGCCGGGCGCCGGCGGCGCCCCCGCCGAAACGCCGCCGGCCGGCACGTCCGCCGACGGCGACGCGCCGGCGGAGCTGACGCTCTTCGCAACCGTCCGGGACACCGGCATCGGCATCGCGCCCGACAAGCAGCGCGCGATATTCGAGGCGTTCACCCAGGCCGACTCGTCGATGACCCGGCGCTTCGGCGGAACGGGGCTCGGCCTCGCCATCTCGCAGCGCCTCGTGAAGCTCATGGGCGGAACGATCGGGGTGGACAGCGTGCCGGACGCCGGCAGCCGCTTCTGGTTCACCGCGCGTCACGGCGTCGGCGGACCGCCGATCGCGACGGCGATGCCCGCTCTGCACGGCGCCTTCGTGTCGGTGATGAGCTCCAACGCGGCCAGCGCGCGGCACCTCGAGCACACGCTGCGCGCGGCGGGGGCGCGCGCGCTCGTCACGTCGACGATCGGCGAAACGCTCGCCGAGCTCCACGCCACCCGCGCGCACGGCGAACGCTTCGACGCCTTGGTGATCGACCTCCCGAGCGACGTGCGCGAGACGCCCTGGCACCTCGCCATGCTCGAGCGCGAGCACGCCGACCTGCCGCCGCTCGTCGTGCTGGCGCCGACCGCGGCACGCGGCGAGCTGCTCCGGGTCGGGGGCATCCGGCCCGAGCTGCTCTCGAAGCCGGTCAAGACGCGCGCGCTGCTCGCCTGCCTCGCGGGGATGCGCGCGTCGGCGACGGGCGGCGTGTCGTCCGCCCGTCACTGACGCGCGCCGCCCCGATTACTGGCACATCGCGTTCACGCAGTTCAGCGGATTCGGGCAGACGCTCGCGCAGGCGCCGCAGTTGTTGTTGTCGGACAGCGTGTTCACCTCGCAGCCGTCCACCGGAATCCCGTTGCAGTCACCGAACCTGGCCATGCACTGACCGCCGAGGCGAGGAAGCGAAATCGGCGGCGTGCGCCCGCCGCCGGCTTCCGCTACGGTGGCCGCGATGGCGCGCCTACCGAAGATCGCCGGCGAGCTCGGCATCGGGTCCATCCGCCGGCACATCTTCCTCTGCTGCGACCAGACCAAGCCGAAGTGCAGCGAGCGGGCCGACAGCCTCGCATCGTGGGCGTTCTTGAAGGCGCGATTGAAGGAGCTCGGCCTGGTCGGAAAGGGCGGCGTCTACCGCACGAAGGCCAACTGCCTGCAGGTGTGCCAGGATGGACCGATCGCCGTCGTCTATCCGGAGG is a window from the Deltaproteobacteria bacterium genome containing:
- a CDS encoding PAS domain S-box protein; translated protein: MERRQADGQVAAQARENMVAVLPAIALIYGVLGALYVIAPPLHPGWPYAVSTLGVAAAQGLLGWWVRRAPLAAVHAIGFLAAMLAVAHALSFVALTRDPAQTVVLIMVLLGASFEMLTGWATLATVAVALAAWAWIARDIPTAAFVHWMVNLAATGALGLVITTARTRAIQRQIAADRALRESEERHRLVVDGAFDAIVTVDTDQRVVGWNPQAERVFGWAASEILGRRMATDLLAPEHRAGYERSVERFLATGDSPALHHLMVVTAVRRDGGTFTAEMTTTPIRRDGGWVFTAFVRDITDRKRAEDDLLRAKEAAEAGARVKSDFLATMSHEIRTPLNGIFGMTELALDTSDDGERREFLQRARVCAETLMTILNDVLDFSRVEAGRLDLERIAFDPRDVVDGVLDTLAVEADRKGLELIGCVDERLPAALVGDPGRLRQILINLAGNALKFTERGEVVIRLAIAPGAGGAPAETPPAGTSADGDAPAELTLFATVRDTGIGIAPDKQRAIFEAFTQADSSMTRRFGGTGLGLAISQRLVKLMGGTIGVDSVPDAGSRFWFTARHGVGGPPIATAMPALHGAFVSVMSSNAASARHLEHTLRAAGARALVTSTIGETLAELHATRAHGERFDALVIDLPSDVRETPWHLAMLEREHADLPPLVVLAPTAARGELLRVGGIRPELLSKPVKTRALLACLAGMRASATGGVSSARH